A stretch of the Harpia harpyja isolate bHarHar1 chromosome 5, bHarHar1 primary haplotype, whole genome shotgun sequence genome encodes the following:
- the USP14 gene encoding ubiquitin carboxyl-terminal hydrolase 14, producing the protein MPLFSVNVKWGKEKFDGVELNTDEPPMVFKAQLFALTGVQPARQKVMVKGGTLKDDDWGNLKIKNGMTLLMMGSADALPEEPIARPVFVEDMTEEQLASAMELPCGLTNLGNTCYMNATVQCIRSVPEVKEALKRYGGALRASGEMASAQYITAALRDLFDSMDKTSSSIPPIILLQFLHMAFPQFAEKGDQGQYLQQDANECWVQMMRVLQQKLEGIEGDTVMETDSGATPASSKKKSLIDQFFSIEFETAMKCTEAEEEEVTKGKENLLQLSCFINQEVKYLFTGLKLRLQEEITKLSPTLQRNALYIKSSKISRLPAYLTIQMVRFFYKEKESVNAKVLKDVKFPLMLDVYELCTPDLQEKMVSYRSKFKDVEDKKVNQQPKNSSKSDGAQKEVKYEPFSFPDDIGSNNCGYYDLQAVLTHQGRSSSSGHYVSWVKRKQDEWIKFDDDKVSIVTPEDILRLSGGGDWHIAYVLLYGPRRIEVIEDEAEQ; encoded by the exons TTAATgtgaaatggggaaaagagaaatttgatGGCGTGGAGCTTAACACTGATGAACCTCCAATGGTCTTCAAAGCCCAGTTGTTTGCACTGACTGGAGTTCAGCCAGCTAGACAGAAGGTTATGGTTAAAGGAGGAACTCTGAAG GATGATGACTGGGGAAACCTGAAAATAAAGAAT GGGATGACCTTATTAATGATGGGTTCCGCAGATGCGCTTCCAGAAGAGCCAATTGCTCGACCCGTCTTTGTTGAAGACATGACAGAGGAGCAGTTGGCTTCAGCT ATGGAATTACCATGTGGATTGACAAACCTTGGCAACACTTGCTACATGAATGCTACAGTTCAGTGTATCCGCTCAGTGCCAGAAGTTAAAGAGGCCCTTAAAAG gtATGGTGGTGCCTTAAGAGCTTCAGGAGAAATGGCCTCTGCTCAATACATTACTGCAG CTCTTAGAGACTTGTTTGATTCCATGGATAAAACTTCCTCCAGTATCCCACCTATCATTCTCCTGCAGTTTTTACATATGGCCTTCCCACAGTTTGCAGAGAAAGGCGATCAAGGCCAGTACCTTCAACAG GATGCTAATGAGTGCTGGGTGCAGATGATGAGGGTACTACAGCAGAAGCTGGAAGGCATAGAAGGTGATACAGTTATGGAG ACAGACTCTGGAGCTACACCAGCATCTTCTAAAAAGAAGAGTTTAATTGATCAGTTCTTCAGCATTGAATTCGAAACAGC CATGAAATGTACAGAAGCTGAAGAAGAGGAAGTAACTAAAGGAAAGGAGAATCTGCTTCAGCTTAGCTGCTTTATCAATCAAGAAGTGAAATATCTGTTTACAGGACTAAAATTG cgtCTTCAAGAGGAAATCACCAAACTCTCTCCAACACTGCAGAGAAATGCACTCTATATCAAATCT TCTAAAATTAGTCGCTTGCCAGCGTACCTGACTATTCAGATGGTTAGATTTTTTTACAAAGAGAAAGAATCTGTGAATGCCAAAGTTCTTAAG GATGTTAAATTTCCTCTTATGTTGGATGTGTATGAGCTGTGTACGCCAGACCTTCAGGAAAAAATGGTTTCTTACCGATCAAAATTCAAAGATGTAGAAGACAAAAAAGTAAATCAACAGCCAAAGAAT TCTAGTAAAAGTGATGGTGCACAGAAAGAAGTTAAATAtgagccattttcttttcctgatg ATATTGGTTCTAATAATTGCGGCTATTATGACCTGCAGGCAGTGCTAACACATCAAGGCAGATCAAGTTCCTCTGGGCATTATGTGTCTTGGGTTAAAAGGAAACAAG ATGAATGGATTAAATTTGATGATGACAAAGTCAGCATTGTTACACCTGAAGATATTTTGAGGTTATCTGGGGGTGGAGACTGGCATATAGCTTATGTTCTACTCTACGGGCCTCGCAGAATTGAAGTAATTGAAGACGAAGCTGAACAGTAG